A stretch of Rhododendron vialii isolate Sample 1 chromosome 4a, ASM3025357v1 DNA encodes these proteins:
- the LOC131322486 gene encoding uncharacterized protein LOC131322486 codes for MGLTWFLNSAHTLVSGHSTHDVRNQTQEAALSFEITTKGVVPEGFQMPLHYPRYKREDYEKMEELKIDLLLREYGIGFKGSLEEKRNFAIGAFLWPDQLS; via the coding sequence ATGGGTTTGACTTGGTTTCTTAATTCTGCACACACTTTGGTTTCTGGGCACTCAACTCATGATGTCAGAAATCAGACACAAGAAGCTGCTCTGAGCTTCGAAATCACAACAAAGGGTGTGGTGCCTGAAGGGTTCCAAATGCCTCTTCACTATCCCAGGTACAAAAGGGAAGATTATGAGAAGATGGAGGAGTTGAAGATTGACTTGCTTCTCAGAGAATATGGGATTGGTTTCAAAGGTAGCCTTgaagaaaaaaggaattttGCCATTGGAGCATTCTTGTGGCCTGATCAACTTTCATAA